AATTGTTGTTTAACTTCTGCCAAACTGTTAAAACCACCGTTAATTTCAATCAACAGTTGGGGAAAATCCTGCTTGAGACGATGAACATCCCCATAACGCAGGGGGGGGATATCACGGTTTTCTTTCGGACTTAACCCTTGTAACCACGCTTTGCGAGCATGGACAGTGAAGCGTTGGCAGCCTGTTTGTGAGACAATTTGTACAAAGTTACTCATATCCTCGTAACGGTCAAGCTCATCAATCCCGATGCGATGCTTGACACTCACAGGGATAGAAGTTGCGTTTAACATGGCAGCCACACAGTCGGCAACTTTTTGGGGTTGTGCCATCAAACAAGCTCCAAAGTTACCATCTTGGACTCGACTACTCGGACAACCGACATTCAGGTTAATCTCGTCGTAACCCATACCCTCGGCAATACGGGAGCATTCAGCTAATTCTTGGGGATTATCTCCTCCTACCTGTAATACTAAAGGTTTTTCTATTGGGGAAAACCCAAGTAAATGTTCTCTATCCCCATGGATAATAGCTGCACTCGTCACCATTTCTGTGTAGAGTAGGGTGTGTCGAGTGATTTGCCGCATAAAATAACGAAAATGTCGGTCTGTGCGATCCATCATGGGTGCAACACTCAGAGGATAGTAACTCTGATTGGCTGATGGGGTGAGGGTAAGGGAAGAAAAAGCAGTCATCCGATTGGGGATTGGGGATTAATTCCAGGCTTCTGGGGGAGATGTATCTATCTCCGTATATTTAGTATTCCCCAAAATTTGCCGGAAATACTTTCTCATAGAAAAAATTCCTCCAACCAGCGCTATCCCAATATTCTGTGACGGCAAATTACCTGAATTATCCCTCAATCTCGAACAGCAATGCAGATATTTCGTCTTCCAGTGCTAACTGATAATTATATTTTTCTCCTTTATGATCAGTCCCAGGGGACTGCTGCGGTGGTTGATCCCGCAGAGGGGAAACCTGTTTTAGATAAGCTGAATGAGCTGCAAGCAGACTTGGTCGCAATTTTTAATACCCACCATCATTATGATCATGTGGGAGGCAATCAGGAATTACTGGCGAAATTTCCCCAAGCTCAAGTATATGGAGGTGCGGAAGATCGGGGTAGGATTCCGGGACAACAGATATTTTTAGTAGATGGCGATCGCGTGACTTTTGCCCATAGAACCGCCGAAATTCTCTTTGTTCCTGGACATACTCGCGCCCATATCGCCTACTATTTTCCCCCAGAAACTGCCGATGGCACGGGGGAATTATTCTGTGGTGATACCCTATTTGCCGGTGGTTGTGGTCGCTTGTTTGAAGGAACACCGCAGCAGATGGTTAATTCCCTGAGTAAATTTTTGGCTTTACCCGATAATACGCGGGTTTGGTGTGCCCATGAGTATACTTTAAACAACCTGCGCTTTGCTGTGACTGTAGATGGGGAGAATCCCGAATTGCAACAAAGATACACCGCAGTACAAGCATCCCGAAGTCGAGGAGAAGCCACAATTCCCTCAATTTTGGGGGTAGAGAAACAGACAAATCCATTTTTACGCTGGCAAGAACCAAAATTACAATTGGCAATGAACAGTGATGAACCGATACAGACTTTTGCCAGACTCCGGGGAATGAAAGATAAATTTTAGTAGTCAAAAGGGTTGCGATCGCCCCAAGAATTTCGCTAGGATCACAAAGCTCTATTCAGTCATCCATAGCTGAATTACAGCTAGTTGAGCTGATTATCCTCTATAAATAGAAGAGGAAAATTGGGATTTCACAGGAAAAACAATGGCGAAACGTATACAGTTAGTATTGAATCAAGATATCAGCAAACTGGGTAGAAATGGTGACTTGGTAGAAGTTGCACCTGGTTATGCACGGAATTATCTCCTCCCTAAAAAAATGGCAACTTTTGCCACCCCCGGTTTGCTCAAACAAGTTGAGCGTCGTCGGGAATTAGAACGCCAACGTCAATTAGAATTGAAGCAACAAGCACAAGAGCAACAAGCTACCTTGGAAAAAGCTACTGGCTTGAAAATTGCCAAACAAGTTGGCGAAAATGAAGCGATTTTTGGTACTGTCACCACCCAAGACATTGTTGATGCGATTAAAGCAGCAATCAACCTGGAAATCGACAAACGCGGTATTACCATCCCCGACATCGGTAAGTTGGGTACTTACGAAGCAGAAATTAAGTTACATTCGGAAGTCACAGCCAAAATTAACATCGAAGTCATCGCTAGTTAATCAGCTTAGGTAATGGGTAATGGGTATTAGGTAATAGGTAATGGGTATTAGGTAATAGGTAATGGGTAATACTGCTCCCTGCTCCCTGCTCCCTTCACCCTTTCCCCTCCCCCTTAACCCTTAACCCTTCCCCCTTTCCCTATTAAAAAAACCTATGTCTGAGGAATTAAGTTTTCAGAGTGATGGTAGCGATCGCGTACCTCCCCAAAATATTGAAGCGGAAGAGGCAATTTTAGGTGGTATACTCCTAGACCCAGAGGCTATCGGTCGCATCAATGATATCCTCTCCCCCGAAGCATTCTATATATTTGCCCATAAAGAAATTTACCAAGCTACCCAGCGTCTCCACAGTCAAGGAAAACCCACAGATTTACTATCCGTAACTAGTTGGCTATCTGACCATGATTTATTAACTAAAATTGGTGGCAGAAATAAATTAGCATCCCTCGTAGATCGCACGGTTTCAGCTGTAAATATTGACTCCCTAGCACAGCTTGTCACCGAAAAATATTTACGACGACAATTAATTAAAGCTGGGAATGAAATTGTTCAACTAGGATTTACCACCGAAACCGAATTACCCCTGGTTCTTGATGAAGCAGAACAAAAAGTTTTTGCCATCACCCAAGAAAAACCTCAATCAGGTTTAGTACATATATCAGATACTTTAATTAATAATTTTCAAGAAATTGAAGCTCGAAATCAAGGAGTTGCCTTACCAGGAATTCCCTGCGGTTTCTATGATTTAGATGCCATGACCAGTGGCTTTCAACGCTCAGATTTAATCATTGTTGCTGGTAGACCATCCATGGGAAAAACAGCATTTTGTTTGAACCTGGCTCACAATATTGCCGCATCCTATAAATTACCAGTGGCTGTTTTTAGTTTAGAAATGTCTAAGGAACAATTAGTTCAAAGATTATTAGCAGCAGAAGCAGGAATTGAAAGCCAATATTTACGCAGTGGCAGACTGAGTCAAACCCAATGGGAACCCTTAAGTAGGGCGATTGGGGTACTCTCTGAAATGCCAATTTTTATTGATGATACTCCTAATATTACTGTTACGGAAATGCGTTCCCAAGCACGCAGATTACAAGCTGAGATTGGAGCCGATTTAGGCTTAATTGTGATTGATTATCTGCAATTAATGGAGGGTGCAGGAGATAATCGGGTGCAAGAATTATCGAGGATTACTCGTAGTATTAAAGGTTTAGCTAGGGAATTATCCGTTCCCGTAATTGCCCTATCTCAGTTAAGTCGTGGTGTGGAAGCACGCACAAATAAACGTCCCATGCTATCAGATTTGAGAGAATCCGGCAGTATAGAACAAGATGCGGATTTAGTAATTATGTTATATAGAGATGATTACTATAATAGTGACAGTCCCGATCGCGGCATTGCGGAAGTGATTATTGCCAAACATCGGAATGGACCCACAGGAACCGTCAAACTTTTATTTGACCCACAATATACAAAGTTTAAGAACTTAGTGAATAATGCTCGGAATTTTTGAGGTAACGGGTAATGGGCAACAATTAATAAAATTTAACCCTTTGAATCTTACAAATATACAGCTAAGAACAATGGGATTTCTTGCAACTACATCTAAAAAATCTTGACTTGTTGTGAGAAAAGTAAATTTTTTAGGTCTTATGAGAATGCTGCAAAATTACGAATTAACTTATCACCCATAACCCATTACGTACTAATTAACCTTGATTAATTCCACATCAAAGATGAGGGTTGCGTAGGGGGGAATCACACCACCTGCACCACGCGCACCATAACCTAATTCGGAAGGAATAATTAGCTGACGCTTACCACCAACTTTCATGGTGCTAAGTCCTTCATCCCAACCTTTGATAACTTGTCCAGTACCAATGGCAAAGCTAAAAGGACGATTGCGATCGCGGGAACTATCAAATTTAGTCCCGTCTTCTAAAGTACCAGTATAGTGAACCGTGACGGTTTGTCCTGGTTGGGGAGTCGCACCAGTACCCTCTTCGATTTCGATATATTTCAATCCAGAGGATGTAGTGACGACATTCGCATCAGACATGGGTTTACTCGCTATTAAAGTGTTCTGTTTGTTCTCTTGTTTGCTTTCTGTAACAGTAGTGGGTGCTGGTGTGGGTTTTGACAATTGCGCCGCCACAGCAGTATCTTGTTTACCGCCGGTAATTTGCGCCACTACCAAAACCACAACACAAATCAGCATGATACCCACGCTGAAAAAAATCGCTTTCAATTTAACAGTCCTCCTACGTAGGTGGTCTGGATAATGAGGATTACCAGTAGGACAAAACTTAGTTTAAAGCAGAAAGGGGATGAATGGTTAGAAGCAGGAAGAAACGAGAAAGGGTTTTTCTGTTAACTATTACCCCTTCAACTTACTTCGGTACAAGTCGCTTATGGTGGTAAGCATTCCCCATTCCCACGCTATTTCCACAATTTATTTTCCAAATCCCTGACTTGACGCTCTAGGCGGTCAATTCTACCACGCAGTTCATCGACTTCCGATTGACGTGCCACACCAATATCTTGCATCATGTTCCGCAGTTGCCGTTGCATATTCACCTCCCAATTGCCCTGATCCGACTTCATCTGTTTGAGAACATCGTCCATGACTGCCTTGGCTTGGTCTGGGTTGAGTTTACCATCTTGCACTAATTGGTCACTGACTTCTTTGATTTTTTCTGCCATCAAGGAAGTTGTACCTAAACCTAGCATTAATAACTGTTGCATCCAATTGTTATTATCCATACTGTTTTTCCTAAATGATGTTCAACCACAGAACCCTCAGAATTCAGGGAAGGGTAAAGGTCAAAGAAAAATCCTGTTCCTTTATCCTTGGTGAAAAATTTGTTTTCTAAGAGGTCTATTCTGAAAATGTTAGCGATAAGCCAAAGGCTTGACGCTGTGAGTATCGCGGTATGCTAAAAGCATAATTACTTCAGCCTACTGTTCTATTCTGACAAACGTAAATGGGGAATTAAAAGTGTGGTTATTGAGCAATTAAAGGTGAAAGTACCGCCCAATATGCGGGAAAAGTACATTCAAGTGGATGCAGAAATCTGGACAACTGCACTCTCCCGTTATCCTGGGTTCTTAAGCAAGGAAGTCTGGATTAACCCTAATGACAACACGGAGATAGTCATGGTCATTAAATGGGAAACTAGGAAACAATGGAAAGCTATTCCGGAAGCAGAGTTAGCTGCTATTGATGCTCAGTTTACCAAAGTTCTAGGTACAGCCTATCCCTTGACGGAATCTTCAGAGTTTCAGGTGCGAAAATTTCCTTCAGTCAAGCCTTGATACGACAAACATTCCTACTGAGTCGAAATAATTATAAGTAAATATACTGATATTTTCTTCTAAGAATAATGTCAAATAAGTCAGATTTTTTAAGTAGTAGCAGGAATTGATTTTTCTGAATTCACTTTGTTGGAGGGATTTGCAAATTCCGAGAAATATTCCTAGATTCTCGGTAGCAGAATTTGTACTCCCATCTACAATCTCAATTTCATCGCAGGCTCCATTCCTGTTTTTATCTGAAATCAACTCTTCTCTTGTGTATTAAATACTGCTTTATATATACGCCTATACTCGCACAGTCAGTGTGATTTAAGTCACAAATATACTGAGATAACAATCACTATGAGTTACTGATCTGTATCAATCAATGCAGTATTAATTTCTTAGATATTGGTTAAAGAAACAATTCCCCAAATTATGTTTTAATCACAATGATTCGCTCACTTATTGAATCTGCTTTTGAGACAGGGTGTTTAAGCGTAGAATCCGAAGGGCTTCTGCATCAGGTATTGATGACAAAAAGCTATAATTCCGAAGATTTATTGGCATTAAAAGCGCTATCTGAGGCGGTAAAGGCGGGTAGGATTAAGCGAGAAGCTTCTAGAAAAAACCAGTTAATAGAATTCATGGCTGATTCTGGGAGTATTTCCTGAAGATTTTCTGTTAGCGATCGCCTGAAAGGCGGGTTGTAAGCCTATCGTCCTACTCCTTCCCCGTGAGTGTTCCCTTTGCACTTAGATATTCAGTTAAGCCCCATCACAATACCCGCAAGGCTTTACCAGAGGCTAATTGTCGCTCTCACCCTAGCCAAAATCTTTAGCTAATGTAACTTCTGTAATTAATATTGGAAATTTTGGCATTGCCTGATAATATCAGCATCTGGGTGAAACATTATCCCTACAACATCAACCTGAAAAGTATATTCGGTCAAGGTTTCACAATCTGATATCTCCAATTGCCAATTCCCAAGCCAAAATTCAGTTTAATTTTCTTGATGCTACCTTGAAGAGGCATTAACTGAGAAGATTTTGGCTTCTATCTGAAAAACTTACAGTCTTGTGACCTAAAAATATGAAGGTCAGCAAGAGAATAAGCTAATATCAAATACATAGGGGTAAATGTTAAAGCCCAACCCCCAAACTTCCCAGCGATGCCAATGAATACAAGTAGGCAACTTAAACAACCGCAAATCAAGATTGTTCTCAAGTATCTTTTATTACATAATGGTAATCAGGACACATCAACAACTTGTGGTCTGCTCAGGTCTAACCCTCGATCATATGACTTCTCTGAAGTTAATATCCTTTGAGTATCCTGAGCTGGTATAGAGTTGAGAAGGTGCAGTAACTGTAACCTCCATGATCCAAGGTTTATCTAAAAACTATAATTAAATCTTTCAATAAGTTTTTAAGACCTGGGTCGTTTTCAGTACTCTTAAAGGTTTATTGCAAAAACCTAGAAAAAGTACTAAATACTGGGGTAAAACCTAGATGTTGACAGATTTCACTAAGTTTAAAAAGGCAGAAGCTGTAGATGCTACACCGCAAGATTTATCAACTTTGTTGCGATGGGCGAGAGGTATGTATTTTCTTGCGGGACCAGCAACGCTGGATCGAACGTGCCCGCATCACCGACATAGAGGGAGATTTAGTCACTCTACGTTATGAAACAGAGGAAGAAGATGAAACTTGTTCTTGGGAAGAAATGGTGCGCCTTGAAAGTATTGGTGCTGTAACACAGAAATTAGCTTCAGTACCACGGGGCAACGTAGAACCATTATTAACAGAAGACTGTCCTGAGGCGGAACGTATCCGCAATCACTTTACTGACTCTAATCCAGAGTAATTGACTTCTGACAGAAGCCAGGGAAAAGGTGAAAGGGGAAAGGGTGAAAGGGTTTGCCTATCTTTCTCTGAACCTGATTAGTCAATTGTGGCTAATTACTGATTTTCCGTTCCCGATTCCCAATTACTCATGAATTTAGACGTTCAAAGGCAGGACAATAGCCATCGAGGGTAACTTTAAAATTGTACAAAGGGGACGCGGGATTCCAGCACCGTTGTCCCCTTTGATGTCGGCAGGTACCGCAGCAGTCAACGTCAGAGGAAACATAGCGATCGCCACTTTGGTTTAATAATTCCCGTTGGGATAGTCCCCGCAAAACTATTTCTTCTCCCTGCCATCTGGCTTCTATTAATCCCGTATCGGCAAAGTCGCGCCATCGGGGATCGGCGGTAATGGCATCTGGCAGGGTAATCGTAATGACTGTTCCTAATTCCGTTAATTCCCCTTCGTAGTTGGTTTCCGGGGCAGATGGCTGAATAAATGTCTCACCAATGGGTAATTCGACTAAATTTCCGGCATTGGGAGAATGGAGGTGATAGCGGTTCTGTAGTTCCTCCAGACTGGTTAAATCTGCCAGGTAGACAGGGGAACCATGGACAAAGACAACGTGCTGTGGTCGTAAATTATGGATTAATTGGGTTGTTCCTGGACCATCACTGTGTTGTGCTAGGAGATAGGTTTCAATGGTGGCTTGCTGGGCAATTTTATCGGGTATGGTGATATTAGTTTTTTCTGGCAGGAGAATTAACCAGGGTTCTGTTTCTGGTTGACAGTATTCGTTGATATCAATAATGGCATCGGTGAGAATAATACAGGGCGATTTGCCAACTATCCCCCGTTGCTCTGGCTGTAACCGTCGGACACGGGGGCGGACTCGTTCATCCCAAAATAGGGGTTGGTGACGGGCAAAGTTCTGGACTGAGGGGGGAAAATGGGGTAAGAGTTCCAGGTAGGTGTCACAACCCACAGCCACCGTCCCATCCACCCAAATATCTAAATCTCGCCCGGTGAAGTGGTGATGACTGCGTAGTAACATTAACAATTCTTGACCTAAGCCGAGGGCAGGTGTGGGCAAAATTACAGAACAACGGTCGGCGATCGCCCGGTTAATTCTTTCTGCCAGTTGATTTTCTTGGTGGCGGCGGTGGGGATGGCGAGAAGTGCCATAACTGCCTTCAATTATCAGTACATCTAACTCGATACCTCGTAATTCATCTAACTTCAACCCTTCAACTAAGCGGGAGTTAGACAGGAAAAAATCCCCTGTATAGAGGAGTTTGTAGGTACGCTGGGGAGCAGTGTAGGTCAGTAAAATTGCTACAGCCCCTGGCAAATGACCCGATGGGAATAGCTCAACGACTAAACCTTCCCGCACCTCCACGGGCGATCGCAGGGGTAAAGCTTGGCAAAATTGTGGAATTGTCTCGATATTTGAGTTCAGCCAATTTAGGGGTAATAACTTACTGGTGACTTCGCTGGCGTAAATTGGTAATAGGGGGCAAGCTTGATGTAGCTCCAGCAAACCCCGTGCATGATCAGGATGAGCATGACTCACAAGCACTAAATCCGCAGGTAGAATCGAGCTACGCTGGTTAGCTTGTTTAGTCACTCCCCCAATCAAAGTAGCTATGTTATCTAAACCACAATCTAAAATAATTCGATGTGGTCCCATACGTACTAGTAAACAAACACCCTCATTTTCATGTTGGACAGCATAGGGCAGACATTGTAAATCACTAATCGCCTCGCTGACATCAACACGAGAAGGCGGCGAGTTGCGATCGCTCATGCTTTCTTCCCCTCCAACCTTATTTTCACGGTAATTTACCACAAACCAAGACCCAAGAAGATTTTCTTAACCTTCCCATAGAGCAAATTTTTTATCTGCCCCACACTGGTATGCGGTATTGTTTGAAGAGTCAGCCTATACGCAACTCACAACCAGACTTTTACCCTCTACAGAAAAATTAATCCCCTGAGATTAATGTGCTGAGCCATTACCATGATAGTTGTCGGAGTCATAGAAGCCGTTTTTCGTGCCAAAGAAAAGACAAGCCATGGAAAAGATGACTGTCAAGCCAACTAAAATTAACTTTACATCCATTTGATTAATGCTCTCTAATTAAAGACCTTACTTCTATTATTAAGGGCATTTCTCCAGGTCAGCGAATCTCTAGATATTCTTTAATGATTTATTGTATATAACCGATGAGTCAGGTATTTATTTGGTGGTGATAATGAAACCGGAAGTACAACAACGGGTTATGCAACTGCGGGAACAGTTACAAAAAGCTAGTTATGCCTATTATGTGCTGGATAATCCGGTGATGGAGGATGCAGTTTATGACCAGTTGTATCGAGAATTGCAAGATTTTGAAACTGCCTATCCAGAATTAATTACACCAGATAGTCCCACCCAACGGGTAGGGGAAAAACCCGCCACCCAATTTCATTCTGTGCGCCATCATATTCCCCTCTATAGCTTGGAAAATGCTTTTAACGTTGAAGAATTGCAGATATGGGATAGTCGTTGGCAACGCTTGGTTGCTACTCCGGATGCGAGTTATGTCTGTGAGTTGAAAATTGATGGTAACGCGATCGCTCTTACCTATGAGCGGGGGATTTTAGTTCGGGGAGCAACCCGTGGTGATGGGATTACTGGGGAAGATATTACCCAAAATATTAAAACTATTCGTTCGATTCCTCTACGGTTAGATTTACCAGAGAGTTTGGCAAAATTGGCAGATGTGGAACGGGTGGAAGTGCGGGGTGAGGCATTTTTACCCCTAGATACCTTTGAGAAAATCAACGCACAGAGACAAAAAGCTGGAGAAACCCTCTTTGCTAATCCGCGAAATGCGGCAGCTGGTACTCTGCGGCAATTAGATTCACGGGTGGTGGCAAAACGACAGTTAGATTTTTTTGCTTATACCTTACATATTCCGGGGATGGATGACACCAGTATTGCTGATACCCAGTGGGAAGCTCTGCAACTTTTGCAATCCCTGGGTTTTCGGGTAAATCCTAATAAGCGTTTATGTACATCCCTGGGGGAAGTTGCCGCCTATTATACTGATTGGGATACGGAGCGGTTAAATTTGCCCTATATGACGGATGGGGTGGTGGTGAAACTGAATTCTTTGAAATTACAAGAAAAATTAGGTTTTACCCAGAAGTTTCCCCGGTGGGCAGTAGCTTTAAAATATACCCCTGAAGAAGCACCCACGTTGGTGGAGAAAATCATCGTAAATGTTGGTAGAACAGGAGCTTTGACTCCCTTGGCAGAAATGCGTCCGGTACAATTAGCGGGAACAACAGTATCCAGGGCAACATTACATAATGGCGATCGCATTGCCCAATTAGATATTCGTGTGGGTGATACGGTAATTGTGCGTAAAGCTGGGGAAATTATCCCGGAGGTGTTGCGAGTCTTACCAGAATTACGTCCAGAGGGTACGGAACCCTTTATTATGCCTACCCATTGTCCCGTCTGTGGGCAACCTGTGGTGAAGGAAAAAGACGAAGCTGTTAGTCGCTGTGTAAATATTTCTTGCCCTGCTATCCTCAAGGGGTCAATCGAACATTGGGTAAGTCGGGATGCTTTGGATATTCGTGGTATTGGGGAAAAGCTGGTACATCAACTTGTAGATCGGGGGTTAGTATCTTCCGTTGCTGACCTCTACGAATTGACAACAGAACGATTGTGTGAGTTGGAAAGAATGGGACAGAAGTCAGCCGAGAAAATTGTCATGGCGATCGCCCAATCTAAAACCCAACCCTGGTCACGGGTATTATACGGCTTAGGTATTCGTCATGTGGGTGCAGTCACAGCCCAAACCATCACCGACAAGTTCACCTCTGTAGAACAGTTAGCTAATACTTCCCCAGCCAAAATAGAAGCTATCTACGGCATTGGTGCGGAAATTGCCGATAGCATCTGTCAATGGTTTCGTATCTCTGCTAACCAGACTTTAATTACAAGATTACAATCCCTAGGTTTACAACTCGTCAACACCGAGGTAGTTACTACCACCACAAATCAAATATTCACAGGCAAAACCTTTGTGATCACCGGCACTCTTCCCACCCTCAAACGAGACGAAGCTAAAGCCATGATTCAACAAGCCGGTGGTAAAGTTACGGATTCTATTAGTAAGAAAACCGACTATTTAGTTGTAGGAGCAGAGGCAGGTTCTAAATTGGTAAAGGCAACCGCACTAGGTATCAAGCAGTTGAGTGAAGCGGAGTTACTAGAATTATTGGCAACATCTTAACTCAGTAAGTAGCCGTCATCAGTTGCATACAGGATGTTTTCTAACCATAAACACAAGAAAATCAAATGCAAGTGATTATTATGATAGTTGTATAATTAGCATCTACTTTGTTCTGGTTACTTAATACCATTTCTCTAAATTCCCTCTACATATAATTTTCACGCCTGCCCCCTGTTGTCTATATGTAGCTTGATTTTGGAGAATTCGTATAAGTTTCCTCAGTTCATGAGTATAAAAATAGCGATCGCCTATTTTGTGGGATACAAAGAGTTTGAAAACACGCCCTAGATTTTTCAAATTTTGAAGTAATAAATAATACTTTTCAAATATCCTTTGATCACTTGCTTGCAAGAGCAAATATGTCTCAAGATAGATGTATGAAAAGTAATTGTATGTGTTTATTCTTTTTGTAAAAAAATAATAAAGTTATCGTAAATATTCGGAAAAAAGAGATTTTTTTATTCTGTCAGTCTTGACATCATATAAGGTTAGGCATTACAACAATACAGTGCGTTAATACACATTGTTGATACTTTCTTGATTCCACGATTAACTTAATTTTCAGATAACTGTTAATTTCCCAAAATCTGGAGAAGAAAAGAAACTCGTGGTAGGTATATAGAACTGGCAATTATGACAGCTACGTTGAACAATTGCGGTTTCTATTTCAAGCCCTTATATCATTATAGGTAAATCAATTTTGTATTTTAGCTTTATTTCATGAATGCATGCAGGGACTCTAATCGATATAAGATTTTAAATTTTGTATCTAGCCTACGGTAACGCTATTCGTACAATCCAAAATTTAAATATTTAAAAT
The Calothrix sp. 336/3 DNA segment above includes these coding regions:
- the ligA gene encoding NAD-dependent DNA ligase LigA; this translates as MKPEVQQRVMQLREQLQKASYAYYVLDNPVMEDAVYDQLYRELQDFETAYPELITPDSPTQRVGEKPATQFHSVRHHIPLYSLENAFNVEELQIWDSRWQRLVATPDASYVCELKIDGNAIALTYERGILVRGATRGDGITGEDITQNIKTIRSIPLRLDLPESLAKLADVERVEVRGEAFLPLDTFEKINAQRQKAGETLFANPRNAAAGTLRQLDSRVVAKRQLDFFAYTLHIPGMDDTSIADTQWEALQLLQSLGFRVNPNKRLCTSLGEVAAYYTDWDTERLNLPYMTDGVVVKLNSLKLQEKLGFTQKFPRWAVALKYTPEEAPTLVEKIIVNVGRTGALTPLAEMRPVQLAGTTVSRATLHNGDRIAQLDIRVGDTVIVRKAGEIIPEVLRVLPELRPEGTEPFIMPTHCPVCGQPVVKEKDEAVSRCVNISCPAILKGSIEHWVSRDALDIRGIGEKLVHQLVDRGLVSSVADLYELTTERLCELERMGQKSAEKIVMAIAQSKTQPWSRVLYGLGIRHVGAVTAQTITDKFTSVEQLANTSPAKIEAIYGIGAEIADSICQWFRISANQTLITRLQSLGLQLVNTEVVTTTTNQIFTGKTFVITGTLPTLKRDEAKAMIQQAGGKVTDSISKKTDYLVVGAEAGSKLVKATALGIKQLSEAELLELLATS